The Nitrosomonas communis genome has a segment encoding these proteins:
- the dapD gene encoding 2,3,4,5-tetrahydropyridine-2,6-dicarboxylate N-succinyltransferase, with the protein MEQLQAIIEEAFERRAEITPRNVEANLKESIAQVINLLDTGKLRVAEKIGAEWVTHQWIKKAVLLSFRIEDNSFIKGGFSNYFDKIPSKFADYSSRDFRDGGFRVVPPAAVRRGSFIANNVVLMPSYVNIGAYVDEGTMVDTWATVGSCAQIGKNVHLSGGVGIGGVLEPVQANPTIIEGNCFIGARSEIVEGVTVGENSVISMGVYIGQSTKIYNRETGEISYGRIPPGSVVVSGSLPAENKQYSLYCAVIVKQVDAKTRSKTGINELLRGI; encoded by the coding sequence ATGGAACAATTGCAAGCCATAATTGAAGAAGCTTTTGAGCGGCGTGCCGAGATTACCCCACGTAATGTCGAAGCCAACCTGAAAGAGTCAATTGCACAAGTCATTAATCTGCTGGACACTGGTAAGTTGCGTGTGGCTGAAAAAATTGGTGCTGAGTGGGTAACGCACCAGTGGATCAAAAAAGCAGTATTGTTATCTTTCCGGATAGAAGATAACAGTTTCATAAAAGGAGGTTTCTCCAATTACTTTGACAAAATTCCATCGAAATTTGCAGATTATAGTTCTAGAGATTTTCGTGATGGTGGCTTTCGGGTAGTACCACCTGCGGCAGTTCGTCGAGGTTCATTTATCGCCAATAATGTGGTGCTGATGCCTTCGTATGTGAATATTGGCGCTTATGTGGATGAGGGTACCATGGTGGATACCTGGGCGACGGTGGGTTCTTGTGCTCAGATTGGTAAGAATGTGCATTTATCGGGGGGAGTGGGAATTGGGGGTGTACTGGAACCGGTGCAGGCCAATCCCACGATCATAGAAGGTAATTGTTTTATCGGTGCACGCTCTGAAATTGTCGAAGGGGTGACCGTCGGGGAAAATTCGGTCATTTCAATGGGGGTTTATATTGGCCAGAGTACCAAGATATACAACCGTGAAACGGGGGAGATCAGCTATGGCCGCATACCGCCGGGTTCAGTTGTCGTATCAGGAAGCCTGCCTGCAGAGAACAAGCAATATAGCCTTTATTG